The sequence GGCGACCTCGCGGCGTATGTCGAACGGCAGCGGTTCGAGGTCGGTCCTGCCGGTGTTGGTCTTCCACTTCTCGACGAAGTCGTAGAACTGGTCGATCTCGCTCTTCCACTCGGACACGCTCCAGTCGCCGCCCCCCTTCGGGCCGCAGAAGTGCCCGTTGAAGTGGGTGCCGATCTCGTTGCCGTCCTTCCAGGCCCCGCTGAGCTGCTCCAGGGTGGTGTAGACGTGCTCGTCGGTGGGGAAGCTGATGGCCGCGCTTCCCCGGGGGTGCTGCGGCGGGTCGTACAGGTCCCTCTGGCCCTTCGGCAGCAGGTAGATGCCGGTGAGGAAGAAGGTCATGTGGGCGTCGTGCCGATTGGCCATCTCCCGGTAGTGCGCGAACAGTCCGTCATCGCCCTGGAGGGCGCCGTCCCAGGAGAACACCACGAACTGCGGCGGCTTCTCACCGGGCTTCAGCGGCCGGGGCTTGAGCTGCCCCTTCTGCGGGCCGGTGAAGGAGGTCGAGCCGTCCCCGATCACCTCGACCTTGCCGTCCCAGGCCAGTTCCTCCGCGTCCTGGGGCAGCGGCTGGCGCGGCGAGCGGTTCGTCGCGGACGCGGTCGGGGTGGTGTCGTCGGTGCCGAACACGACCAGGTAGCCGCCGAGGGCGGAGGCGACGACGGCGAGTGCTGCCAGGGCGAGCGTCCGAGGGCGGGCGGGGAGACGGCGGGGCGCGGGGTCCTTGCGGCGTCGGCCCGACGGCTTGTTCATCTGCGGCTCAATCTCTCGGTGTCCTCCGCCTCGCGGAGGCGCGGAAGGGGACGATGTCGGTCGTGCCGGTGGTCAGCCGAGCGGTCTCAGGGCTTCCGACCAGATGCCGTACGGGACGCTGTCGGCGATCGTGCCGCCCAGTCCCTCCAGCGGTAGGGGTTCGAGGCTCTCGGCCAGGTCGATGCGGTAGACGACGACCGCGGTGGACACCTTCTTCTCGGTGCCGACGTACCAGGCGGCGGTGTCGTCCTCGGTGGTGCCCCGCTTTCCCGCGACCTCCCCGCCGGCCTGCGCGGCGGTCTCCGGGTAGGCGGTGCGGAAGGCGTCCGTCAGGGCGGACTGCACCTCGGCGGCGGTGTCGGCGTCCAGGGCCCGGCGCGCGGCCGGGATGTCCGTGGGGACCTCGTGGCCGTTGCGGGTGACCTTGAGGACGGCGTAGGGGTCGGTGTGCCGGCCCTCGGCGGCGAAGGTGGTGTAGCCGCTGGCCATCCGGATGGCGCTGGGCCTGGAGCTGCCGCCGGCCAGTGCGGGGACCTGGGCGCCGAGGCTGGAGGACAACAGTCCGCTGGCCCGGGCGGTGGAGCGGACCTTGTCCAGGCCGGTGTCCATGCCGAGCTGCATGAAGGTGGTGTTGACCGAGGAGGCGAGGGCCTGGTGCAGGGTGATTTGCCCGTAGGACCGGCCCTTGTCGTTCTTCGCGGCGACCTTGCGGCCGCTGCGGTCCCAGTAGGGCCCTTCCGGCGTGGTGACCGGCACCTTGTCGTCGCCGTCGTACACCGTCTCGCCCGTCACCGGCTCGCGGGTGCCGTCCCGGCTCTTGCGTACGCCGTGCTCCAGCGCGGCGGCGTAGACGAACGGCTGGAACGCCGAGCCGGCGGGCACGGTCGTCGCGTTGGACTCGTTGTAGCCCTGCTTGCGGTGGTCGGGTCCGCCGTGGATGGCCACGATCCGCCCGTCGACGGCGATGGAGGCAGCGCCGTAGTGGACGTCCTTCGCGGCCTTGGGGTTGTCCTTGCGGGCCTTGTCGCGGGCCTTGCCGACGGCCCGGGTGAGCTGGTCCACGCGCTTCTTGTCGAACGTCGTGTAGATCTGGTAACCGCCCCGGTCGAAGTCCTTGTCGGAGATGTGGGCGGTCTTCTTGGCGTACCGGGTGGCGAGTTCCACCAGGTAGTCGCTCTGCTCGCCGGTGCTGTAGAGCGGGTTGCTCTCCAGCACCTTCGGGAAGGTGCGGTAGCGGGCACGCTCCTCCGGCGACATCTTGCCGATCTTCACCATCCGGTCGAGCGTCCACCGCCACCGCTCTTCCGCCCGGGTGCGGTTGGCCGCGCTGAGCGTCGGGTCGTACAGCCCGGCGCCCTTGAGGAGGGTGGCGAGGAAGGCGCCCTCGCTCGCGTTGAGTTCGCTCACGTCCTTGCCGTAGTACGCCTGGGCCGCACGTTGTATGCCGTAGGTGCCCCGTCCGAACCAGCTGGTGTTGAGGTATCCCTCCAGGATCTCGTCCTTGCTCATCTCGTCGTCGAGCTTGAGAGCCATGATGGCCTCGGTGAACTTGCGGCTGTAGGTCCTCTCCTGGCTCAGGTAGGCGTTCTTGACGTACTGCTGGGTGATGGTCGAACCACCCTCGGTGCTGCCCTGTCCGACGGTACGCAGGAGGGCGCGGGTGAGCCCCTTGGCCGAGATGCCGGGGTCGCTGTAGAAGCTCTCGTTCTCGGCCGCGAGCACCGCCCAGCGCACGTCCTCGGGAACGTCGTCCAGTTCCATCTCCTGCCGCTGCACCCAGCCGGCGCGGGCCATGGGAGTGCCGTCGGCCCAGAAGTAGACGTTGTCCTGCTGGGTGGCGAACGAGTTGAGGTCGTCCGGAATGTCGGTGACGGCGTAGGCGACCGTCAGGGTCAGGACGCTCAGCCCGAACGAGGCGAGGACCGTGCCGCCGATCTGCCGCCAGCTGGGCAACCAGCGCTTCCAGCCGGTGCGCCCGGGTCGGGGGTAGTGCGGCCGGATGCGGCGGAGCCAGGGGCCGAGCACGGCGACGGCGGCAGCGGTGGCGGCGCCGGCGGCAGCGGTGAAGCGCGCGGCGGGCGTCGACGCGGGCGCCCTGCGGCGCCGGCTACCGGGCCGACCGGCTGCGGCGGCTCTGGCTTCCGCGCGGCGGGACGTGCGGGATCCGGAGGCGGGCGCGGGGTGGTCGCCGGTCGGTGCGGTCCGTCCGGCCTTCTCCGGGCCGGAGGGTGTGCCGGTGCTGCCGTCGGATATCTCCCGCCGTTCCACGCCGGATACGGGTGGCTCTTCGGGACCGGCGCCGGGGATGCCGCCGCCGGATATGCGAAGCTGCATCGTCTCGTCGGGTATGAGCCGCTGTCCGAGTGCACGCCGGTCGGCCGGGGAACGCGAATCCGAAGGCTCTTCCCCGCCGTCCTGAGTATGTGCTCCCTGTCCTGCCTCGGTCACGATCAGCCTCTCTCCGTACTCCCCAACGCGTGCAGGCAGTACGGGCGTACGAGGGCTTGACCCAGCAATCGATATGGCGGTCGCAAACCCTGACTTCCCCCCGACCTCACGGGATCGCGGCTCTCAAATTACCAGCGTGGTTCGCAGGATCTCCACACGGTGGTCGGGCGAATCCGTCACATGACGCCGACCGTGGTGTGTTCCTCGCCGCGCGTTCTTCGCCTCTGCGGCGAGCGGCGGGGGCCGGAGAGTGGATGCGGTCGACGGGTACCGACGCCGACGTTCCGCCCGTATCACCACCCGGGGCGGGCGGGCTCTCGTGCTGCCGAGGCCGTACGACCGGCGCAGGCGCCCCTGCCCGATGCAGCCAGGCCGATCGAGGGGCGGGCGGACACCGGGGCCCGGCACTGGACTGCCAGTCGGTCGCCCGTTCCGGAGCCGGGCACCACCACATCGTCCGGAACGGCGAACCGGGCCGGCTCGGCCAGGGCGGCCCCGACCAGCACACCATGCTGGTCACCCCGTCGGTCGGCGGGAACGACATGCGCTTCGCCGATGTCGTGACATCGTGCGTCAATCCGGACGGCATCATCATGACCGGCCACGCCGAGGCCGACAGCCGTCCGGTCTCGATGAAGCCGTTCCACCCGAACCTCCTCGGCCTTCGCCCTGGTCTGCGCGTGGGTGCCTTCGGCTCCTGGGGTTCACCAGGCGCTCGCCGACCGGGAAAGTGCCGTGGCGGCTCTGCTCTGCGCGGTCAGGAGGGCGACCCGATCAGGAGGGCGACCCGATCCGAACCGGAGACAGAGAAGCACGGGTTGCAGACAGGACTCGCGGACCTCTCGGGACTCTTCTGTGCCAGGGCGAAGCCGCAATCCCCATGGTGCCGCCGTACGCAAAGACCTGGTGTCGATTTCGCTTGGTTCTAGTCGAAATCGACACCCCCTATTCGCTCGAATGACGGCTCTCCTTGAATGACGGGAACGTCAAGCTCGTCGCGCAGTGCAGCCCGGAGGAAGTCGGTGAAGGTCATGTCGAAAACGAACCACGCTCCCATTTCCACCGCGACCTGCCACTGCCTTCTGTTCCCGTCAGGGGGAACGAGGAAGATGTGGTTGCCGGAGATCGACCGGGCGACCGCGAAGTATCCACCCGGGTCCGGGTGCACGGGGTGCCGGTAGGCGTGGGGATCGCTGCGAGCCAGGTCTCCGTAGGAAGAGGAGGCCCGATCCCACAGTGACTCGAGGCGCAGGCCGTGGTCTCCCCTCGCTGCCCGCGGGTGAAAGAGATAGACCTGTTCGCTGATGCATCCCGGCCCGTAGGCGGAGACGAACTCCTTGTAGTCGGTGGGGAGGGTGATGTTGCTCATTCTTTCAACAGCTTCCCAGTCAGCGACTGTTTCCCTGTTGACCTGGGGGGCTCCCAGAAGTTCACGGAACGGAGAGTTGTACACCTGATGACCTCTGTGGGCAGCATTATTCGGCAACGGCCCGATGGTAGGCCGTGCGGCCCTGGCGGATGGAGTGCGGGCGATGCGGGACATGCGCCTGACCTCGCTGTTTCAGTTGAGGTTGCTGGGCGGCTGAGCGAGGTTGTTTGAGGCTGGGTCGGCTGGTGGGCATGGTGAGGGCCCGACGCGGGGTCGGGTTCTCCGAGGTCCTTGGGTCGAGGTGGGCGGGGGCGGCGGGTCAGCTGGCGGGGCGGGGTAGTGCGGCCAGTCGGTGGAATGCGGCCATGAGTTCATGTCGCCAGGGCCAGGTCGCCGATATCCGGAGGCGGAGGCGGCGGCTGCCCCGGGTGATTCGGGCTGTGACGTGCAGGATCCGGTAGCGGAGTTTCTTGGGTTCGGCAGCCGCGAGTTGGCTGTCCAGCAGGAGGATGCGGGTCCAGGTGAGGAGGTCGATCGCCGCGAGGCTGAGTTCGAGCCAGGCGGCGTTGACGCCGAAGCGGCGGGAGGGGGAGCGGCCGAAGCCGGTGGTCTTGCCGCACCGGATGCGGTCCTCGACGGTGGCGTGTCCGCGGTGGCGGACCTCCAGGAACTGGGCCGAGCCGGCGGTGAACGGGGTGTCGGTGAGGAAGACCTGGTGCCGCAGGCCCTCGTCCTGGTCGAAGAGCGAGAGCTGGGCTCCGGGGTGGGGGCGTTCGCGGCGGACGATGATGCGGGTGCCGGCCGGGTAGCCGGCAAGGCCGGTCATGCCGGTCAGCTCGGCGACCTCGGCGGACTCACGGAGGGTGCCGTCCTGGTCCAGGGCGGGGTGCCAGACCTGCTCGGGCAGGGCCCGGATCGCGCGGCGGACCGGCTCGGTGACCGCGTATCCGACCGAGAAGAAGGTGCGGATTCCGCGTGCTCGCAGGTCTCGGATGTGGGTGAGGAAGGCTTTCGCGGATCCGGCGCTGTCGGTGCGGATCAGGATGTCGGAGCCGTGCCGGTGGGCGTCAGGGATTTGTGCGAGAGCGTCGTCCAGCACCGCGATGTGATCCGCGGCTGTGTTGGCTCCGGAGTTTCCGGGCCGAAGGCGCCCGGACATGGCCTCGCCGGTGTTGGCCAGGAAACACAGCAGGGGGTGGAAGCCGAAGCCGCCTTTGTAGGTGGGTGCGGCCTGGACCTTCTCGGGTGGCAGGTGATCAGGGTGGCGTCGATGTCCAGGACCAGGCCGGGCAGTTCCCGTCCGCCGGCCTTTGCCGCCGGTATGCCGCAGCGGGTCTCGGATGCCTGCAGCCAGGCCACTTCCCGGGCCTGAGCGCGGGCTGAGCGCAGGCGGTCCAGTACGCGTTCGTCGACGGCGGCCAGGAGCCGCCAGGCAGTCGGTGTCGAGGCGATGGGGCCGAACACCTCGCGCTGGTCGCGCAGCGTGGCCAGATCCGTGATGGTCTCGCCGCCGGCAGCCACCATCACCGCGAGGTCGGTCGCGATCCGGCCCGGGTCATGACCAGTACCTCGTGGCCGGAGCGGTCCGAGCGCGGTGGAGTACGAGCTGGTCAGTCCAGTGACATCGGCGAGATCAGCCAGTAGCCGTGCCCCGGCATGACCGACCACCCCCGCACCGTCAGCAGAGACATGAAGCCTGGGACGCAAACCGATACACTGCACGCAGAAAGTGCCTTCCACCTGGCCCGACAGAACCCCTCGACAAGGTTCATCGTCCCAGCTCGGAAGGCACTTTCGCGTTCACGGCCAGCAACCGGCCTCACCCCAACAGAAACGGCGAGGCTAACCTCGGGTTTTCACGAGGGCTGCCGTCCAGCAGGTGATCGAGAGAGCGTAAAGTACCTCTGATCTCTGCAAGGGTAGGCCCCATGACAGTCGGGGCGGTGACCGGCACGCCCGGCTAGTGCCGCATCAGGCAACGTTCGCCCCGTCGTGACGTGTCGCCCGGTTGCTGCGCCGGGCGGCACCGGACGGCCAGAATGATCACGTGGCTGAACGCGTGCAGGTCCGGGAGATCGATGACGACGAGGGAAGACGGCTGCTACGGATCGTCCGCCGGGGCACTGGGTCGGTGGTGACCTGGCGGCGGGCCCAGATGGTGCTGCTGTCCGCTCAGCGCATGCCGGCGGCGAAGATCGCTGAGGTGACGTTCACCAGCGCGGACCGGGTCCGCGATGTGATCCACACCTTCAATGCCGACGGCTTCGAGGCGCTCTACCCGAAATACAGGGGTGGGCGGCCGAGGACGTTCACCCTGCCCGAGCGCCGGGAGATCAAGAAGATCGCGAAGTCCAAGCCGGCCGAGCACGGCCTGCCGTTCTCGACCTGGAGCCCGGCCAAGCTGGCCGACTTCCTGGTCGCCGAGGGGGTGGTCGACGACATCAGCCACGAGGGCCTTCGGGTCCTGCTCCGCGAGGAGGGCGTCTCCTTTCAACGCGTGAAGACCTGGAAGTCCTCACGCGACCCGGACTACGCGGCCAAGAAGGCCCGTGTCGAGCACCTCTACGCGATCGCCGACGGCGAGGTCATACCCGAGGACTGGGAGCCCGAAGTCGTCTTCTGCATGGACGAGTTCGGACCGCTCAACCTGATGCCGCACCCCGGCCGGCAATGGGCCGAAGGCGGCGGACGGCACAAGGACCCCGGGCGTGAACCCCGGCCCCGCCGACGGGCGACCTACACCCGCCCGCACGGGGTGAGGCACCTGTTGCCGCCTACGACCTCGCCAAGGACCAGCTCTACGGCCACATCAAGAAGACCAAGAACCGGTCCAAGTTCCTGGAGTTCTGCCGCTACCTGCGCTCGCTGCACCCGGCGGACGTGCGCATCGCGATCGTCTGCGACAACTACTCGCCGCACCTGACGACCAAGCGCTGCCAGCGGGTCGGCACGTGGGCGGCGGCGAACAACGTCGAGATCGCCTACACCCCGACCAACAGCTCATGGCTCAACCGGATCGAGGCCCAGTTCACGGCTCTGCGGTACTTCGCCCTCGACGGCACCGACCATGCCAGTCACAAGGCCCAGGGCAGCATGATCCGCCGCTACATCATCTGGCGGAACAAGCACGCCGCGGACGAGCGCCTATGCGAAGTGGTTACCAGGGCGAACGTAGCTTGACGCAGCGCCAAGGCCGCATCGTGACGCCGCCGCCTATCAGCTACTGCGTACTGCCGTCGTCGAGTCCGGCGATGACTCTGACGTCTGCTTCGGACATGTCCAGGATCCCGGCGATCAGGCGGGCCTGCAGCAGATTCGGGTTGTGCCCACGGCGGAGCATGTGGATGGTGGACATCGACAGTCCGGTGGCCCTGGCCATCTCCCTGACCGGAATCCCGCGCAGGTCCATCAAGCCGGTAAGCATCCGTCCGAACGGATGTGGCTCCGACCGCCCGGCAGGGGCAACGGCCGGGCCGATGACAACGTCACCGATCTTGACTTGGAAGCGGATCAGCCGGTCGCCCGTGAACCCGACTTTCGCGACGAACGGCAGGCTCTCACCGTTGCCGGAGGCTACCGCTCCCGGGATCGACACCTCGGCGAACCTTACGGCGGGATCGCAGCGGTGATCCCCGGTCTCTGCGGGAAGTCCCGGCTGGACGCGGTCGACTTTCCAGTCGCGGTTCCACCACGGAAGGTCCTGCAGCACCTCGTTGAAGAAGGGCGGCAGGACGGTCATGTCCACTGGGTCCGGAGGATTCTTCTGACCTCCCCATATGACACCGGGCCAGTACCTCAGTGCCGCGATCACGTCCGCCGTCAGCGCGCGATTGGCAGTCTCCACGGCCACACTCTCCCCCGGTCGACGGAGCAGTCTCCCATGACCAGGCAAACGTTGTCTGATGCGGCACTAGTGCCGCATCAGACAACGTTCGCCTCCTCTGGGGGTCGACTGATAGTCGGCCAGAGGGCCACATCTGGTGGTCGTGGGAACGGAACTGTGGTGGCCAGTACTCGCGTAGGGTGCTTGGGTGTTCAATCGGCTTGAGATCAGCGTGTTGCCACCAGGCCCCCGATGGGCTGCCCAATTGTCTTTTCGGATCGATGGTGAAGAAGTGGTGGCAGCCGCGATTGGAGAGGGCGGCCGCGGCCCGTTTGTCGAGGAGGCATTGCCGGTCGATGGCCAGGGTCCCCTCTGGGCGACCGCCGAGGGACGACGTGTAGTGCTGGGTGAGCCCGAGTGCACGGGCGGATGCTGTGGCTACCTGTCCGTGTTCGTGCAGCGTCACGGCGGGATCGTGGAGTGGTCCGACTGGCAGGTGCCCGTTGATGAGGCGCGCCCTGCGGCCTTTCACTTCGACGCCGATCAGTACGACGCCGAACTGACCCGGGCGCTGACTGCGTTTACCTCGTGTTGTCTGCCGCGTGGGTGGTTCCCTGCGCGGCGGTCCAGACCAGAATGATCACGTGGCTGGACGTGTACAGGTTCGTGAGATCGATGACAACGAGGGCCGGCGGCTGCTGCGGATCATCCGGCGGGGCACCGGGTCGGTGGTGACCTGGCGGCGGGCCCAGATGGTGCTGCTGTCCGCGCAGGGCATGCCGGTGGCGAGAATCGCCGAGGTGTCGTTCACCAGTGACGATCGCGTCAGAGACGTGATCCACAACTTCAACACCGACGGCTTCGACTCGCTGTATCCGAAGTACTCCGGCGGTCGGCCGAAGACATTCACGCTGCCGGAACGACGCGAGATCAAGAAGATCGCCAAGTCCAAGCCGCCCGAGCACGACCTGCCGTTCTCGACCTGGAGCCTGACCAAGCTGGCGGACTTCCTGGTCGCCGAGGGGGTGGTCGACGACATCAGCCACGAGGGCCTGCGCATCCTGCTCCGCGAGGAAGGCGTCTCCTTTCAACGCCTGAAGACCTGGAAGACCTCCCGCGATCCGGACTACGCCACCAAGAAGGCCCGCGTCGAACACCTCTATGCGATCGCCGACGGCGAGGTCATACCCGAGGTCGGTGAGCCCGAAGTCATCTTCTGCATGGACGAGTTCGGACCCCTCAACCTGATGCCCCACCCGGGCCGGCAGTGGGCCGAACGCGGAGGCAAACACAAGGACCCCCACCGCGAGCCCCGGCGACGGCGCCGGGCGACCTACAACCGCTACGGCGGGGTGCGGCACCTGTTCGCTGCCCTGGACCTGACCAAGGGCAAGCTCTACGGCCACATCAAGCCACTCAAGAAGCGGACCCAGTTCCTGGAGTTCTGCCGCTACCTCCGCACGCTTCACCCACCAACGGTGCGGATCGCGATAGTCAGCGACAACTTCTCCCCGCACCTGACCACGAAGAAGTGCCAGCGCGTCGCCACCTGGGCAGCGGCGAACAACGTCGAGATGGCCGACACCCCGACGAACAGCTCCTGGCTCAACCGCATCGAGGCCCAGTTCACAGCCCTGCGCTACTTCACCCTCGACGGCACCGACCACGCCGACCACAAGGAACAGGGCAGCATGATCCGCCGCTACATCATCTGGCGAAACCGCCACGCCGACGACCGGCGCCTACGCGCCATCGTCGACAGGGCGAACGTTGCCTGATGCGGCACTAGTCGGTGTCGGTGGCTGCCAGCACCGCGATCCCCTGCCCGTCCGGGTGCAGAGCGGCGACGGCGAGGTCCCATGCGACTTCGTGGAACCACGAGGAGCTCGGGGCGATACGGAGCCAGGTCGTTCGCCCGGCCTCCTCCGCCACCCGGGCGAGCGGCATGTCCGCCGGGACGCCGGTCAGACCGGCGAGCGAGTGCCAGGCGGCGAGCCGCCCGTACGCCCCATGGAGGCCGGAGCCGTACGCGGGTGCCCTCACCGCGGCGGTGAGGAGCATGCGGAACACTGTGTCCGGTGTGGCCGGGTGCGGTTCGGCAGGACCCTCCTCCACCGGCCAGGCGGTGAGCGGCAGCCGTTCCAGAACCGCCGGGAAGTCCTCGGCCCGGACCGGGTCCGGGGTCCAGAACTCCTGCGCCGCGATCTTCCCGTTGGACTGGGCGCACCAGTGCTGTACTGCGGCTCCCGCGGCCTCGGCATGGGCGGGGCCGCTGATCTCCGTCAGGTCGACGGCTGCCGTGCGCTGCCGCATCGACGCGGAGGCCTTCAGCGGCTGCGTGGCGAGGGGGGCCGTGTACCAGGGCGGCATCGTCCAGGTCCAGCCCTGCCCCGCGTTCGGGGGACGACGCAGCCCGGACTCCAGGGGCAGCAGGGCCGGCGGGAGCGCGCCGAGCGGGTGCCCTTCGGCGACGAGCGACGCCGCGCGGGCGGAGAATCCGGGAAAGCTCTCCAGCGGGGCCCCGGTGAGCACGTACTCATGAACCAGGCACGCGGTGAGTTCCCCGGAGTGGACCGAGGCGTTCCCCTCGGCGAAGACAGTACGTTCGACGTCCTCGATCCGGTGCCCGTGGGCAATCAGCAACGCGAGTCGCCGCTCGGCGAGGACCTGCTCCGTCGCATCGGTACTCAGCGACGCCGGTACCCGCAGCAGCTCACGGAGGCTGTCCGGTCCCGGTTCAGCGGCCAGGGCCCGCAGAACGTTGCCCAGGACCGACCCGTAGTTCTCGCGGGAGTCCGCTCCGGACGCCCGGGTGGCGAGCTCGGCACCCAATTCGCCGGCCCATCCGCAGTCGCCTGCCGAGACGCGCGAACGGATTTCCCTGCCGAGGGCGGAGATGTCCGCCGGGCCTGCCGCGGACAACCCGGCCACCGTCCGGGACAGTTCCGTGTTCACCCCGAGGAACCTCGTTTCACTTGATGCGCCGATGACTTGGCCGACGCCTAGGCGTCGGCCAAGTATAACGGAGCCTATTCGGCGACTACTTCGTTACGGCGATCGGGTAGGCACTGAGAATCTGGTTGGTGTCGGGATTGATGGCGAACTGAATGTGGTCCTCTCCCTTCGTGCCGACCACCTTGTCCATCGGAATGGTGAACTTGAAGGAGTCGTTCGGGTCCGTGATGGCCCGCCCCTTCCTGATCCACGCGTCGTCCAGGAGGTCCAGGAGCTTGATCGGGTCGATCTCGGTGAACACGGTGTGCGTCGGCCGGTTCGGGTCCGCAACCGTGTGCGCGAGAATGTGGTCGATCTTGTGCCCGTGCTTCCTGTCCGCACCGTAGATCAGGCCCCCAGGCGACATGAAGTTGCCGTCGCCGAGGTCGGCGAAGGCCACGGGGCAGGTCGCGTTGTGCACGAGCAACGGGGTCTCACCGGCGAGCACGTAGTAGGTGTTGATGTCCTGCACCGACAGGTTGAACACCTGCTGGACCCGGGTCTCACCCCGAGTCCCCATGACGGTCGCGTTCTTCCCTTCGGGCGTGCGCAGCCGGTCTCCGGCGACGAGATCCCCGGCGTTCACCCAGTGCTTGCGGTTGGCGGCCCAGACGGGGTGCCCCGCCGTGGCCGTGAACGTGCCGACGGCGTCACCCGCCGAACCGTCCTCGTCCACCGTGACGGTCACCAGGCTCTTCAGGCCCTTGCTGGTGAACACGTTGTCGACCGGGCGCTGTCCGGTCTTCTGCGTGACCGGATCCGTGGCGAGGACCCGGTCCCCGACACGGAGGTCCTTGATCGGCTTGGTGCGGCCGTCACCCATCAG is a genomic window of Streptomyces sp. YPW6 containing:
- a CDS encoding transglycosylase domain-containing protein gives rise to the protein MQLRISGGGIPGAGPEEPPVSGVERREISDGSTGTPSGPEKAGRTAPTGDHPAPASGSRTSRRAEARAAAAGRPGSRRRRAPASTPAARFTAAAGAATAAAVAVLGPWLRRIRPHYPRPGRTGWKRWLPSWRQIGGTVLASFGLSVLTLTVAYAVTDIPDDLNSFATQQDNVYFWADGTPMARAGWVQRQEMELDDVPEDVRWAVLAAENESFYSDPGISAKGLTRALLRTVGQGSTEGGSTITQQYVKNAYLSQERTYSRKFTEAIMALKLDDEMSKDEILEGYLNTSWFGRGTYGIQRAAQAYYGKDVSELNASEGAFLATLLKGAGLYDPTLSAANRTRAEERWRWTLDRMVKIGKMSPEERARYRTFPKVLESNPLYSTGEQSDYLVELATRYAKKTAHISDKDFDRGGYQIYTTFDKKRVDQLTRAVGKARDKARKDNPKAAKDVHYGAASIAVDGRIVAIHGGPDHRKQGYNESNATTVPAGSAFQPFVYAAALEHGVRKSRDGTREPVTGETVYDGDDKVPVTTPEGPYWDRSGRKVAAKNDKGRSYGQITLHQALASSVNTTFMQLGMDTGLDKVRSTARASGLLSSSLGAQVPALAGGSSRPSAIRMASGYTTFAAEGRHTDPYAVLKVTRNGHEVPTDIPAARRALDADTAAEVQSALTDAFRTAYPETAAQAGGEVAGKRGTTEDDTAAWYVGTEKKVSTAVVVYRIDLAESLEPLPLEGLGGTIADSVPYGIWSEALRPLG
- a CDS encoding SMI1/KNR4 family protein, which produces MSRIARTPSARAARPTIGPLPNNAAHRGHQVYNSPFRELLGAPQVNRETVADWEAVERMSNITLPTDYKEFVSAYGPGCISEQVYLFHPRAARGDHGLRLESLWDRASSSYGDLARSDPHAYRHPVHPDPGGYFAVARSISGNHIFLVPPDGNRRQWQVAVEMGAWFVFDMTFTDFLRAALRDELDVPVIQGEPSFERIGGVDFD
- a CDS encoding helix-turn-helix transcriptional regulator; this translates as METANRALTADVIAALRYWPGVIWGGQKNPPDPVDMTVLPPFFNEVLQDLPWWNRDWKVDRVQPGLPAETGDHRCDPAVRFAEVSIPGAVASGNGESLPFVAKVGFTGDRLIRFQVKIGDVVIGPAVAPAGRSEPHPFGRMLTGLMDLRGIPVREMARATGLSMSTIHMLRRGHNPNLLQARLIAGILDMSEADVRVIAGLDDGSTQ
- a CDS encoding IS630 family transposase: MAGRVQVREIDDNEGRRLLRIIRRGTGSVVTWRRAQMVLLSAQGMPVARIAEVSFTSDDRVRDVIHNFNTDGFDSLYPKYSGGRPKTFTLPERREIKKIAKSKPPEHDLPFSTWSLTKLADFLVAEGVVDDISHEGLRILLREEGVSFQRLKTWKTSRDPDYATKKARVEHLYAIADGEVIPEVGEPEVIFCMDEFGPLNLMPHPGRQWAERGGKHKDPHREPRRRRRATYNRYGGVRHLFAALDLTKGKLYGHIKPLKKRTQFLEFCRYLRTLHPPTVRIAIVSDNFSPHLTTKKCQRVATWAAANNVEMADTPTNSSWLNRIEAQFTALRYFTLDGTDHADHKEQGSMIRRYIIWRNRHADDRRLRAIVDRANVA
- a CDS encoding DUF6183 family protein — protein: MNTELSRTVAGLSAAGPADISALGREIRSRVSAGDCGWAGELGAELATRASGADSRENYGSVLGNVLRALAAEPGPDSLRELLRVPASLSTDATEQVLAERRLALLIAHGHRIEDVERTVFAEGNASVHSGELTACLVHEYVLTGAPLESFPGFSARAASLVAEGHPLGALPPALLPLESGLRRPPNAGQGWTWTMPPWYTAPLATQPLKASASMRQRTAAVDLTEISGPAHAEAAGAAVQHWCAQSNGKIAAQEFWTPDPVRAEDFPAVLERLPLTAWPVEEGPAEPHPATPDTVFRMLLTAAVRAPAYGSGLHGAYGRLAAWHSLAGLTGVPADMPLARVAEEAGRTTWLRIAPSSSWFHEVAWDLAVAALHPDGQGIAVLAATDTD